One genomic window of Pelecanus crispus isolate bPelCri1 chromosome 18, bPelCri1.pri, whole genome shotgun sequence includes the following:
- the CRHR1 gene encoding corticotropin-releasing factor receptor 1: MVPSLRPALLLLLQAFLLWDSPVAASIQEQYCESLPPVTNHTGPQCNASVDLIGTCWPRSAVGLLVARPCPEYFYGVRYNTTNNGYRECLANGSWAARVNYSQCQEILSEEKKSKLHYHIAVIINYLGHCVSLGALLVAFILFMRLRSIRCLRNIIHWNLITAFILRNATWFVVQLTMNPEVHESNVVWCRLVTAAYNYFHVTNFFWMFGEGCYLHTAIVLTYSTDKLRKWMFICIGWCIPFPIIVAWAIGKLYYDNEKCWFGKRAGVYTDYIYQGPMILVLLINFIFLFNIVRILMTKLRASTTSETIQYRKAVKATLVLLPLLGITYMLFFVNPGEDEISRIVFIYFNSFLESFQGFFVSVFYCFLNSEVRSAVRKRWHRWQDKHSIRARVARAMSIPTSPTRVSFHSIKQSTAV, encoded by the exons ATGGTGCCCAGCCTGcgtcctgccctcctcctcctcctgcag GCGTTTCTCCTCTGGGATAGCCCCGTTGCAGCCTCCATCCAAGAGCAGTACTGCGAGAGCCTGCCGCCTGTCACAAACCACACGG GTCCCCAGTGCAACGCCTCAGTAGACCTGATAGGCACGTGTTGGCCCCGGAGTGCTGTGGGACTGCTGGTAGCTCGCCCCTGCCCTGAATACTTCTACGGCGTGCGGTACAACACCACGA ATAATGGCTACAGGGAGTGCCTCGCTAACGGGAGCTGGGCAGCACGGGTCAACTATTCCCAGTGCCAGGAGATCCTCAGCGAAGAG AAGAAGAGCAAGCTGCACTACCACATCGCCGTCATCATCAACTACCTGGGGCACTGCGTCTCATTGGGGGCCCTCCTCGTGGCCTTCATCCTCTTCATGCGCCTGCG GAGCATCCGGTGCCTCAGGAATATCATCCACTGGAACCTGATCACAGCCTTCATCCTACGCAATGCCACATGGTTCGTGGTGCAGCTCACGATGAACCCAGAGGTGCACGAGAGCAATGTG GTCTGGTGCCGCTTGGTCACTGCCGCCTACAATTACTTCCACGTCACCAACTTTTTCTGGATGTTTGGCGAGGGCTGCTATCTGCACACAGCCATCGTGCTCACCTACTCCACGGACAAGCTCCGCAAGTGGATGTTCATCTGCATTGGCTGGT GTATCCCCTTTCCCATCATCGTTGCCTGGGCCATCGGGAAGCTGTACTACGACAACGAGAA GTGCTGGTTTGGGAAGCGAGCGGGAGTTTATACTGACTACATTTACCAAGGCCCCATGATCCTGGTGCTTCTG ATTAACTTCATCTTTCTGTTCAACATCGTCCGAATCCTCATGACGAAGCTCCGAGCTTCAACCACGTCAGAGACGATCCAGTACAG GAAAGCAGTCAAGGCCACGCTGGTGCTGCTGCCCTTGCTGGGAATCACCTACATGCTGTTCTTTGTCAACCCGGGAGAGGATGAGATCTCTAGGATTGTCTTCATCTACTTCAACTCCTTTCTGGAGTCCTTCCAG GGCTTCTTCGTCTCTGTCTTCTACTGCTTCCTGAACAGTGAG GTCCGATCAGCTGTACGGAAGCGGTGGCACCGGTGGCAGGACAAGCACTCCATCCGTGCCCGCGTGGCTCGGGCCATGTCCATCCCCACCTCCCCGACCCGCGTCAGCTTCCACAGCATCAAGCAGTCCACAGCTGTCTGA